In Erigeron canadensis isolate Cc75 chromosome 7, C_canadensis_v1, whole genome shotgun sequence, one DNA window encodes the following:
- the LOC122607011 gene encoding uncharacterized protein At1g03900 gives MSFESELEEDSETFEHTLLVVREVSVFKIPPRSTSGGYKCGEWLQSDKIWSGRLRVVSCSNNRCEIRLEDPNSGDLFAACFVNPGEDRYNSVESVLDSSRYFVLKVEDGTGKHAFLGLGFSERNEAFDFNVALSDHEKYVKREIEKDKDSVDQSDDSQINIHPAVNHRLKEGETIRISVKNKPASGAGMLSAAGLSGGATGSEKIKPLSLAPPPSASSRLKSAGAENLKPLSLAPPPTNSVKIRSAIPPPPNDPAAIRMTSTNQKAALKGHNEAARKSTDAFTDFSQIERNLPSTTGSGSNQSKTTAAGWAAF, from the exons ATGTCGTTCGAATCCGAATTAGAAGAAGATTCCGAAACCTTCGAACACACACTACTGGTAGTCCGAGAAGTATCCGTCTTCAAAATCCCGCCGAGATCAACTTCCGGCGGCTACAAATGCGGCGAATGGCTTCAATCCGATAAGATCTGGTCCGGCAGGTTACGTGTCGTTTCATGTTCAAATAACCGATGCGAGATCCGATTAGAAGATCCGAATTCCGGCGATTTATTCGCCGCGTGTTTCGTTAATCCAGGTGAAGATAGATATAATTCAGTTGAATCCGTGCTTGATTCGTCACGTTATTTCGTTTTGAAAGTTGAAGACGGTACCGGAAAACACGCGtttttaggtttagggtttagtgAAAGGAATGAAGCGTTTGATTTCAATGTTGCGTTATCTGAtcatgaaaaatatgttaaacgAGAGATTGAAAAAGATAAGGATTCTGTTGATCAAAGTGATGACTCACAGATTAATATTCATCCTGCTGTTAATCACAGATTGAAG GAAGGTGAAACTATTCGGATCAGTGTAAAAAACAAACCTGCTAGTGGAGCTGGGATGCTTTCGGCTGCTGGGCTGTCTGGGGGTGCTACCGGATCGGAAAAGATTAAACCACTGAGCCTTGCCCCTCCCCCTTCTGCCTCCTCTAGATTAAAATCTGCTGGTGCCGAGAATCTCAAGCCTTTAAGCCTTGCTCCTCCACCTACCAACTCTGTCAAGATCAGGTCTGCTATCCCACCCCCACCCAACGATCCTGCTGCTATTCGGATGACTTCGACAAATCAAAAGGCTGCTCTAAAAGGACACAACGAAGCTGCGAGAAAATCTACTGATGCTTTCACTGATTTTTCTCAAATTGAG AGGAATCTTCCTTCAACGACTGGATCTGGATCAAATCAAAGTAAAACCACTGCAGCTGGATGGGCCGCATTTTGA
- the LOC122608162 gene encoding H/ACA ribonucleoprotein complex subunit 3-like protein isoform X1, with product MIKSEAKMYLQFYINENGDKVYTTKKESPTGLATQSAHPARFSPDDKFSRQRVLLKKRFGLLPTQHPPRKY from the exons AT GATAAAATCTGAAGCTAAGATGTATCTTCAATTTTACATAAATGAAAATGGTGACAAAGTTTACACCACcaag AAAGAATCACCTACTGGATTAGCCACACAGTCTGCTCATCCTG CTCGGTTTTCACCGGATGATAAGTTCTCAAGGCAAAGGGTTCTCTTGAAGAAGCGTTTCGGCTTGCTGCCAACCCAACATCCACCCCGCAAGTACTGA
- the LOC122608162 gene encoding H/ACA ribonucleoprotein complex subunit 3-like protein isoform X2, with product MYLQFYINENGDKVYTTKKESPTGLATQSAHPARFSPDDKFSRQRVLLKKRFGLLPTQHPPRKY from the exons ATGTATCTTCAATTTTACATAAATGAAAATGGTGACAAAGTTTACACCACcaag AAAGAATCACCTACTGGATTAGCCACACAGTCTGCTCATCCTG CTCGGTTTTCACCGGATGATAAGTTCTCAAGGCAAAGGGTTCTCTTGAAGAAGCGTTTCGGCTTGCTGCCAACCCAACATCCACCCCGCAAGTACTGA
- the LOC122608133 gene encoding H/ACA ribonucleoprotein complex subunit 3-like protein — MYLQFYINENGDKVYTTKKESPTGLATQSAHPARFSPDDKFSRQRVLLKKRFGLLPTQQPPRKY; from the exons ATGTATCTTCAGTTTTACATAAATGAAAATGGTGACAAAGTTTACACCAccaag AAAGAATCACCAACTGGATTAGCCACACAGTCTGCTCATCCTG CTCGGTTTTCACCAGATGATAAGTTCTCAAGGCAGAGGGTTCTCTTAAAGAAGCGTTTTGGCTTGCTGCCAACCCAACAACCACCTCGTAAGTACTGA